In Nostoc sp. CENA543, a single genomic region encodes these proteins:
- a CDS encoding translocation/assembly module TamB domain-containing protein produces the protein MSNSSPQDHQSGNSDRQRLWLRVLKRGGITLGSILLLGLIGGAWRLWVFVQNELTPLAEKSLTNTLNRPVKLGKVSQFSLTGVNFGASSIPPTATDPDKAEVDAVEVTFNPWLLIFNRQLKLDVTLVNPDAYIEQDNQGRWITTTLAPPGEAGAIKTDLNTLRLRNGNLVLLPQKKEVAEVGEPADKVDKEDVAASPIAFSQLLGSAQFLENNQLVKFAVQGQAETGGNITLAGDVRPKTLVANIQVQAEKMLAAHVTQLIKLPLELQTGRVNGDLKIQLAPEQKPLLYGSADLEGVTLQIPRVPQPFINSQGSIYFQGTEIKLENLTTNYGKIPLVAAGIIDSIKGFKLAGRINGVSVATAQETLKLKLPVPVAGQLQAKLQVVGDVDNPVLLGSVTTVKTAQIDKINFKRVSSNFAFNTQDAVVKLEDVLGETSVGGEIRGGGIIQLGKNPQLDLSFAANQVAGDAIAKLYNPNVAVKIGSVNATARVTGTPTNSQTFVQFAAPQAVYPTTGEVIVGANRNINFRNVVARVGGGTIQGSGSFVNQRWQAVAKASRVSLQPFVNPNQLQNISLAGTELNGRFLLAGTAEPFQIVNIRSQDAGVQIGGGRIAIASIQLQDKNFTARFIANNVRLGNVLKNSPPALANPLDGTFQIAGNRENLNLKTLQGNGEARLRVGNGTITATNIQLANGRYQTQVQANNVPVQRLAAVPLQGNLTGQLNVAGSIDSFSPNTIQASGQAKINVGNGTITAANIQLANGRYQTQIQANSVPVQRLAKVPLQGDLTGQLNVSGSVNSFSPKTIQASGQASINVGQGKITAANIQLANGRYQTQIQADNVPVQRLATVPPQFQGNLTGQLNVAGSVDSFSLNSIQARGQGQLNVAGGQVTASNIQLANGRYQTVVAATGVQLNRFNQQLRGQLGGQLQLAGNLGSTRLADIEAAGQVQLSQGLPGLERPLVASLAWNGEQLTIQQATAPGLNVSGQIAANANRPGIPEITALNLNIQAQDFNLQQLPVTLPNQVAVAGRLDFNGRVTGKLPLPNVAGQLALKDLAVQGIAFEPVLKGSVQSAQGQGLNLDLRGNNDRIALNLNANNRPESFLVKWQQASAQGQVKGDNWSVQVASFPLQILNVSPPPNLRLGAGKLAGNLTGDIQFNQSTFATSANLAIAKPEIGRIKGDRLAAQFRYSDGTASITSSEFIKGNSRYALTGNLAPTAQGPRIQGKLNVSQGNIQDVLTVAQIFDIQDLQNNGSPPSYGSAADLNTAPQGLPNRPLLDQIERLAQINRLIADREEQRTASPIPELADLQGTFSGDVALDTGTPEGLSVQFNLNGQNFTWGKEEEENRFYRADKIIAEGSFANGVLQVRPLRIESANSLVAFAGNIGGSDQSGQLRVNNFPIEVLNNFVRLPIGITGNLSGTAALAGSIGNPQARGELQITEGKLNDKAIESANASFSYANGRLNFGSIVAIAGPQPVNINGSIPYKLPFATTNPDSDQISLDVKVQNEGLALLNLLTNQIAFEQGEGEIDLTVRGTRQKPILNGIATVKDATFSAQALPGKVRRVTGKIQFDFDRVLVESLQGRFSRGQVAAAGEIPIFNTELAINNPLTVELEQLNLNLKGLYQGGASGNLQITGSALKPAIGGKISLYDGQVLLAESTNTQQQNNNNGISLSKQDKQDKQEVNSANAIARFNNLELELGKNLQITRPPILSFRATGNLIVSGTFADPIPVGTIQLKDGGVNLFTTQFKLASGYKHTATFRANQPRDPDLDVQLFAKVLDVVQDSNFSDSRLSPTGLAALETVRVEANVKGQASKLDQSLELRSSPSRSENEIVALLGGGFANAQGGGDSTLGIINIAGSAVFNNFQSAFNQIGTAFGLSELRIFPTVISDNPEAGKSGSSIELAAEAGVDLSTKLSISSIKILTANDPFQWGINYRINDKIRVRASTNLEDDSRAVIEYQNRF, from the coding sequence ATGAGTAATTCTTCCCCTCAAGATCATCAGTCCGGTAATTCTGACCGCCAGCGTCTATGGTTGCGGGTTTTGAAACGTGGTGGTATTACCTTGGGCAGTATTTTACTGCTAGGTTTAATCGGCGGTGCTTGGCGATTATGGGTTTTCGTGCAGAATGAATTAACGCCTTTAGCAGAAAAAAGTCTGACCAATACGCTAAACCGCCCCGTAAAATTGGGTAAGGTTAGTCAATTTTCGCTCACAGGGGTCAATTTTGGGGCTTCTTCTATCCCTCCGACAGCTACAGACCCCGATAAGGCGGAAGTCGATGCGGTGGAAGTTACTTTTAATCCTTGGCTGTTAATTTTTAATCGTCAACTAAAACTGGATGTTACCTTAGTTAATCCTGATGCCTACATTGAACAGGATAATCAAGGGCGTTGGATTACTACAACCTTAGCTCCTCCAGGAGAGGCGGGAGCAATTAAAACTGATTTAAATACACTGCGTCTGCGGAATGGCAATTTGGTACTGTTACCCCAAAAGAAAGAGGTGGCGGAAGTTGGGGAACCAGCAGACAAGGTAGATAAGGAAGATGTTGCGGCTTCTCCCATCGCTTTTTCGCAACTTTTGGGATCTGCTCAATTTTTAGAAAATAACCAATTGGTGAAATTTGCAGTCCAAGGTCAGGCGGAGACTGGCGGTAACATTACCTTGGCTGGGGATGTGCGTCCTAAAACTTTGGTGGCGAATATACAGGTGCAAGCAGAAAAAATGCTGGCTGCACACGTTACCCAATTGATAAAATTACCCCTGGAATTACAAACAGGTCGGGTGAATGGTGATTTAAAAATTCAACTCGCGCCAGAACAGAAGCCTTTACTGTATGGTAGTGCTGATTTAGAAGGGGTGACGCTGCAAATTCCCCGCGTACCACAACCGTTTATTAATAGCCAAGGTAGTATTTATTTTCAGGGAACAGAAATTAAACTCGAAAATCTCACTACTAACTACGGCAAAATTCCCCTAGTGGCGGCGGGAATTATTGATAGTATTAAAGGCTTTAAGTTAGCTGGGCGCATTAATGGGGTGAGTGTCGCTACAGCCCAAGAAACTTTAAAATTAAAACTGCCTGTACCTGTGGCTGGACAATTACAGGCGAAATTACAGGTGGTAGGGGATGTTGATAACCCCGTTCTCTTGGGTAGTGTCACCACTGTGAAAACTGCCCAAATTGATAAGATTAATTTTAAAAGAGTTAGTAGTAACTTTGCATTCAACACCCAGGATGCTGTAGTGAAGTTGGAAGACGTTCTGGGAGAAACTTCAGTCGGTGGTGAGATTAGAGGCGGTGGGATTATTCAGTTAGGAAAAAATCCCCAACTCGATTTGAGTTTTGCCGCCAATCAAGTGGCTGGAGATGCGATCGCTAAACTCTATAATCCTAATGTGGCCGTAAAAATTGGCAGTGTTAACGCTACAGCCAGGGTGACGGGTACACCTACCAATAGCCAGACTTTCGTCCAATTTGCCGCACCACAGGCAGTTTATCCTACCACGGGGGAAGTGATAGTTGGTGCTAATCGTAACATTAATTTTCGCAATGTGGTGGCGCGGGTAGGTGGGGGGACGATTCAAGGTAGTGGGAGTTTTGTCAATCAGCGTTGGCAAGCTGTCGCCAAAGCTTCCAGGGTGAGTTTACAACCCTTTGTCAACCCCAATCAATTGCAAAATATCTCTTTGGCGGGGACAGAATTAAACGGTCGTTTCCTTCTCGCGGGGACGGCTGAACCTTTCCAAATCGTCAATATTCGTTCCCAAGATGCGGGGGTGCAGATTGGTGGTGGTAGGATTGCGATCGCGAGTATTCAATTACAAGACAAAAACTTCACCGCCCGTTTCATCGCTAATAATGTCCGTCTGGGTAACGTCCTCAAAAATTCTCCCCCAGCCTTAGCTAACCCCCTAGATGGCACATTTCAAATCGCCGGCAATCGAGAAAATTTGAATCTGAAAACTCTCCAAGGCAACGGAGAAGCCCGCTTACGTGTAGGTAATGGCACAATTACCGCCACCAATATTCAACTTGCTAACGGTCGTTATCAAACCCAAGTGCAAGCAAATAATGTTCCTGTGCAACGTTTAGCGGCTGTACCCCTACAAGGTAATTTAACCGGACAATTAAATGTTGCCGGTAGTATAGATTCCTTCAGTCCCAATACCATCCAAGCCAGTGGACAAGCCAAAATTAATGTCGGTAACGGTACCATTACCGCCGCTAACATTCAATTGGCTAACGGTCGTTATCAAACCCAAATCCAAGCCAACAGCGTCCCTGTGCAACGCTTGGCCAAGGTTCCACTACAAGGTGATTTAACAGGACAGTTAAACGTTTCTGGCAGTGTCAATTCCTTCAGTCCTAAAACCATCCAAGCCAGTGGACAAGCCAGCATCAATGTTGGTCAGGGTAAAATTACCGCCGCTAATATCCAACTGGCTAACGGTCGTTATCAAACCCAAATCCAAGCCGATAACGTCCCTGTGCAACGCTTGGCTACTGTCCCGCCCCAATTTCAAGGTAATTTAACTGGTCAATTAAATGTTGCTGGTAGTGTAGATTCTTTCAGTCTCAACAGTATCCAAGCCAGAGGTCAAGGACAGTTAAATGTCGCAGGTGGTCAAGTTACAGCGTCTAATATTCAACTGGCTAACGGTCGTTATCAAACCGTAGTGGCAGCTACAGGTGTGCAGTTAAACCGCTTTAATCAACAACTGCGGGGACAATTAGGCGGACAACTGCAATTAGCAGGTAATTTGGGTTCCACGAGATTAGCAGATATTGAAGCTGCGGGTCAGGTGCAGTTATCCCAAGGTTTACCAGGACTAGAACGCCCCTTAGTCGCTTCCCTGGCTTGGAATGGCGAACAGTTGACAATTCAGCAAGCCACGGCACCAGGCTTAAACGTGAGTGGACAAATAGCCGCCAACGCCAATAGACCAGGTATCCCAGAAATTACCGCCTTAAATCTCAATATCCAAGCCCAAGACTTTAATTTACAACAATTACCTGTGACTTTACCCAATCAGGTAGCGGTGGCAGGTAGGTTAGATTTTAACGGTCGGGTGACTGGGAAATTACCGTTACCGAATGTAGCTGGACAATTGGCATTAAAAGATTTAGCAGTCCAGGGTATTGCCTTTGAACCTGTACTTAAGGGTAGTGTGCAGTCAGCCCAGGGACAAGGTTTAAATTTAGACTTGAGAGGCAATAATGACCGCATCGCCCTAAATCTCAATGCCAATAATCGCCCCGAATCCTTCTTAGTAAAATGGCAGCAAGCCTCAGCCCAGGGTCAAGTTAAGGGGGATAACTGGAGTGTACAAGTTGCTAGCTTCCCCTTACAAATTTTGAATGTATCACCGCCACCAAATCTGCGTTTGGGTGCAGGGAAACTCGCAGGTAATTTAACAGGAGATATCCAATTTAATCAAAGCACATTTGCGACTAGTGCCAACTTAGCGATCGCCAAACCAGAAATCGGCAGAATTAAAGGCGATCGCTTGGCGGCGCAATTCCGTTATAGTGATGGCACAGCTAGCATTACCAGTAGTGAATTTATTAAAGGCAATAGTCGTTACGCCCTCACTGGCAATCTTGCCCCAACTGCCCAAGGGCCAAGAATCCAAGGTAAACTCAACGTTAGCCAAGGCAATATCCAAGACGTACTCACTGTAGCCCAAATTTTTGACATCCAAGATTTGCAAAACAACGGTTCGCCGCCTAGTTACGGTAGTGCAGCCGACCTCAATACCGCACCCCAAGGCTTACCTAATCGTCCTTTACTTGACCAAATCGAACGTCTAGCCCAAATTAATCGCCTCATAGCTGACCGAGAAGAACAACGCACCGCTTCCCCAATTCCCGAATTAGCAGATTTACAGGGAACCTTTAGCGGCGATGTGGCTTTAGACACGGGTACACCAGAAGGTTTATCAGTTCAATTCAATTTGAACGGACAGAACTTTACTTGGGGTAAAGAAGAAGAAGAAAACCGTTTCTATCGTGCTGACAAAATCATCGCTGAAGGTAGCTTTGCCAATGGGGTGTTACAAGTGCGACCATTACGCATTGAATCAGCTAATAGTCTTGTAGCTTTTGCTGGTAACATTGGCGGCTCAGACCAGTCAGGACAATTACGGGTGAATAATTTCCCCATAGAGGTGCTGAATAACTTTGTCAGACTGCCCATTGGCATCACTGGTAATCTGAGTGGTACGGCAGCTTTAGCAGGTAGTATTGGCAACCCCCAAGCTAGAGGAGAACTGCAAATTACTGAAGGTAAACTCAACGACAAAGCCATAGAATCAGCCAACGCCAGTTTTAGTTACGCCAACGGTCGCCTGAACTTTGGTAGTATCGTTGCCATTGCGGGGCCGCAACCAGTCAACATCAATGGCAGTATTCCTTATAAATTGCCCTTCGCCACCACAAATCCCGATAGCGACCAAATCAGCTTAGATGTGAAAGTGCAGAACGAAGGATTGGCATTATTAAACCTGTTAACCAACCAAATCGCCTTTGAACAAGGAGAAGGTGAAATTGACTTAACAGTCAGAGGAACTAGACAAAAACCCATATTAAATGGGATTGCCACTGTGAAGGATGCCACTTTCTCAGCTCAAGCTTTACCAGGGAAAGTCAGACGCGTCACCGGTAAAATTCAATTCGATTTTGACCGTGTTTTAGTAGAAAGTCTCCAAGGTCGATTTAGCCGTGGCCAAGTCGCCGCCGCAGGGGAAATACCCATTTTTAACACCGAACTGGCAATTAATAATCCCCTCACAGTGGAACTAGAGCAATTAAACTTAAACTTGAAGGGACTGTATCAAGGCGGGGCTAGTGGTAACTTACAAATTACAGGTTCTGCCCTCAAACCAGCGATTGGCGGTAAAATCAGCCTCTATGATGGTCAAGTCTTGCTAGCAGAGTCCACTAATACCCAGCAGCAGAATAACAATAATGGCATCTCACTAAGCAAACAAGACAAACAAGACAAACAAGAAGTAAATAGTGCAAATGCGATCGCGCGCTTTAATAATTTAGAACTAGAATTAGGCAAAAATCTGCAAATTACCCGTCCACCTATCTTAAGTTTCCGCGCCACAGGTAACTTGATTGTCAGTGGTACTTTCGCTGATCCCATTCCCGTAGGCACTATCCAATTAAAAGACGGTGGCGTAAACCTATTCACCACCCAATTTAAACTAGCTAGCGGTTATAAACATACCGCCACCTTTAGAGCCAATCAACCCCGTGACCCCGATTTAGATGTACAACTATTTGCGAAAGTTTTGGATGTCGTCCAAGACAGTAACTTTAGTGATAGTAGATTAAGTCCCACCGGTTTAGCAGCATTAGAAACAGTGCGGGTAGAAGCTAACGTCAAAGGACAAGCCAGCAAACTTGACCAAAGCCTAGAATTAAGAAGCAGCCCCTCCCGCAGCGAAAACGAAATTGTCGCCTTATTGGGTGGTGGGTTTGCCAACGCCCAAGGAGGGGGTGATAGCACCCTGGGTATCATTAATATTGCCGGTTCAGCAGTATTTAATAATTTCCAGTCTGCCTTTAACCAAATCGGTACAGCCTTTGGGTTAAGTGAGTTGAGGATATTCCCCACAGTAATTTCCGATAATCCCGAAGCCGGTAAAAGTGGTTCTTCTATTGAATTAGCGGCTGAAGCCGGCGTGGATCTTTCTACAAAATTGTCAATTTCTAGTATTAAGATTTTGACAGCCAATGACCCCTTCCAATGGGGGATTAATTACCGCATTAACGATAAAATTCGGGTGCGTGCTTCCACTAATTTAGAAGATGATAGCCGGGCTGTAATTGAGTATCAAAATAGGTTTTGA
- a CDS encoding DUF3110 domain-containing protein has translation MITPMRVFVLIFNANTENEGIHTIQVGDRNKILMFESQDDAIRFALMLEAQDFPTPTVETMDAEEIKEFCESADYDWEIIPENSDLVIPPEINVEETDWQPDGQYDDNYEDGLDFDDVPPAEETEFSAAELEKIRRKLEGLL, from the coding sequence ATGATTACGCCAATGCGGGTTTTTGTGTTGATTTTTAACGCTAATACGGAAAATGAGGGGATTCATACAATTCAGGTGGGCGATCGCAATAAAATTCTGATGTTTGAATCTCAAGATGATGCTATCCGTTTTGCCCTGATGTTGGAGGCTCAAGATTTCCCAACTCCTACTGTGGAAACAATGGATGCTGAGGAAATCAAGGAGTTTTGTGAAAGTGCTGACTATGACTGGGAAATTATCCCAGAAAATAGCGACCTTGTCATTCCTCCAGAGATTAATGTTGAAGAAACTGATTGGCAGCCCGATGGGCAATATGATGATAATTACGAGGATGGTTTAGACTTCGATGATGTTCCACCTGCGGAGGAAACGGAATTTTCTGCGGCTGAATTAGAAAAGATTCGCCGCAAATTAGAAGGATTGTTGTAA
- the murQ gene encoding N-acetylmuramic acid 6-phosphate etherase, which produces MTNLQERGHLLTEQVNPLSLNLDQLSCLELVELFNSEDYKAVEAVAAAKEEIAQAIAQTAARLRQGGRLFYVGAGTSGRLGVLDAAECPPTFCTPPELVQGIIAGGAGALVRSSEDLEDRAEDGDSAIAQRHVTQLDVVVGITAGGTTPFVHGALNAARQRGALTIFIACVPAEQVSFEADIDIRLLTGPEILAGSTRLKAGTVTKLTLNILSTGVMVQLGKVYGNRMVDVAVTNQKLRDRALRILQDLTGLSREAAGYLLERSGKWVKLSLLMHWTGLSKEAGEQLLSAHQGNLREAVASHKNT; this is translated from the coding sequence ATGACAAATTTACAAGAACGTGGGCATTTATTGACAGAACAAGTCAATCCTTTGAGCCTGAATTTAGACCAGCTCAGTTGTTTGGAGTTGGTAGAGTTGTTTAATAGTGAAGACTATAAAGCAGTAGAGGCGGTAGCGGCGGCTAAGGAGGAGATAGCCCAGGCTATTGCACAAACAGCCGCCCGTTTGCGTCAGGGTGGACGTTTGTTTTACGTGGGTGCGGGAACAAGTGGACGCTTGGGGGTATTAGATGCGGCGGAATGTCCCCCAACTTTTTGTACGCCACCAGAGTTAGTTCAGGGGATTATTGCTGGTGGTGCTGGGGCTTTAGTACGCAGTTCTGAGGATTTGGAAGATAGGGCGGAAGACGGAGATAGCGCGATCGCTCAACGTCATGTTACTCAGTTAGATGTAGTGGTGGGAATTACCGCCGGTGGGACAACTCCTTTTGTTCACGGTGCTTTAAATGCTGCCCGTCAACGGGGGGCATTGACAATTTTTATTGCTTGTGTTCCAGCCGAACAGGTGAGTTTTGAGGCGGATATTGATATTCGCTTGTTAACAGGGCCGGAGATTTTAGCCGGTTCTACCCGTCTCAAAGCCGGTACAGTCACCAAGTTGACTTTAAATATCCTATCTACTGGGGTAATGGTGCAATTAGGCAAAGTTTACGGCAATCGCATGGTGGATGTCGCAGTCACAAATCAAAAGTTACGCGATCGCGCTTTACGCATCTTACAAGACCTCACAGGTTTAAGTCGAGAAGCTGCTGGTTATCTTTTGGAACGTAGCGGTAAATGGGTGAAACTGTCATTATTAATGCACTGGACTGGTTTAAGTAAAGAAGCTGGGGAACAGCTTTTATCAGCCCACCAAGGTAATCTCAGAGAAGCTGTCGCTAGTCATAAGAATACTTAG
- a CDS encoding DNA-binding protein, translated as MTSQNQRLQINLNLSLELYKTIDNLSQQIHGDHADVFLKALALLEIAVEAKQQGKHLWIVDDNQNLDTEISGI; from the coding sequence ATGACTTCACAAAATCAACGCCTTCAAATAAATTTAAATTTATCGCTCGAATTATATAAAACCATTGATAACTTATCACAGCAAATTCATGGCGATCATGCTGATGTTTTCCTCAAAGCACTAGCACTACTAGAAATAGCTGTAGAAGCCAAGCAGCAAGGTAAACATCTCTGGATTGTGGATGATAATCAAAATCTGGACACTGAAATTTCAGGCATCTAA
- a CDS encoding DUF2231 domain-containing protein — MLDYLTSLNDHNLPYPDTIHPIVVHFVIAMVLFAFVCDLIGYFTGKARFYEVGWWNLFVATIAIFVAIIFGQFEAGLAKPYEVAKSVLNLHTLIGWSLSGIIAAMTAWRYVLRARNPYKIPIHYLGVGLILALIVGVQVYLGDELVWVYGLHTVPVVEAVKDGMLP, encoded by the coding sequence ATGCTTGATTATCTTACATCGTTGAACGATCACAATTTACCCTACCCAGACACAATACATCCCATCGTTGTTCACTTTGTAATTGCGATGGTGTTGTTTGCATTTGTTTGTGATCTGATTGGTTATTTCACAGGTAAAGCTCGGTTTTATGAAGTGGGTTGGTGGAATTTATTTGTTGCTACCATTGCCATTTTTGTCGCCATTATTTTTGGTCAGTTTGAAGCTGGCTTGGCTAAACCCTACGAAGTAGCTAAATCTGTACTGAATTTGCATACCTTAATTGGTTGGTCATTGTCAGGTATTATCGCCGCCATGACAGCTTGGCGATATGTTCTCCGGGCGCGTAACCCCTACAAAATCCCTATCCACTACTTAGGAGTAGGGTTAATTTTAGCCTTAATTGTAGGTGTTCAAGTTTATCTCGGAGATGAACTGGTTTGGGTCTATGGGCTACACACAGTCCCAGTTGTAGAAGCTGTTAAGGATGGTATGCTGCCATGA
- a CDS encoding DUF2231 domain-containing protein, with the protein MNSELIEQLNIQLGANGLPYTIPIHPNLVHLTLGLFIIGITFDIVAVLFPFQKWVFKFLGMTVERENLFDVGWYNMVGSTVITFFTVAAGFYEMFLATPTPDIKSAWGLKAMQTMMWHGVGGVFLLGLIALMTLWRAWQRYVWSEDQDQQVQWCYLATGVFIMFIMYLHGTLGAQLAAEFGVHNTADSLLRLGEDLNNVLK; encoded by the coding sequence ATGAACTCAGAACTAATTGAGCAATTAAATATCCAATTAGGAGCGAACGGATTACCTTACACAATTCCGATTCATCCCAACCTGGTGCATTTGACTTTGGGCTTATTCATCATCGGTATTACTTTTGATATCGTTGCTGTGCTTTTCCCTTTTCAAAAATGGGTGTTCAAATTTTTGGGAATGACAGTTGAACGGGAAAACCTGTTTGATGTTGGCTGGTACAACATGGTAGGTTCGACCGTCATCACCTTTTTCACAGTGGCCGCAGGCTTTTATGAAATGTTTCTCGCCACACCTACCCCTGATATCAAAAGTGCTTGGGGACTAAAAGCCATGCAAACCATGATGTGGCATGGGGTAGGAGGTGTATTTCTACTGGGTTTAATTGCTCTCATGACTTTATGGAGAGCATGGCAGCGTTATGTTTGGTCTGAAGACCAAGACCAACAAGTGCAGTGGTGCTATTTAGCTACAGGCGTGTTCATCATGTTCATCATGTATCTCCACGGCACTTTAGGAGCGCAATTAGCAGCTGAATTTGGCGTACACAACACAGCCGATAGCTTACTGCGTTTAGGTGAAGACCTCAATAACGTCCTCAAGTAA
- a CDS encoding cytochrome c oxidase subunit II, producing the protein MKFRTFFNIFTLIVGAIAISTVSLWVGKLAYSWLPPQAAAESHLIDDLFSFLVTLGAFIFLGVTVVLMYSLLFHRAEKNDWSDGPHIEGNITLEVVWTAIPIFLVFWIAGYSYQIYEQMGIQGPTALGHLHNPMEMKSAYAATDDEGGVIAAEPSEKIDVIAKQWAWVFHYPDKNVTSTELHLPSDRRVHLALHSQDVLHGFYIPAFRLKQDIVPNQTIDFEFTPIREGEYRLTDSQYSGTYFATMEANVVVESPEDYQKWLTKVATHKPMPAYNQAAAEYAQSSSQPVKTGWETVAPAAAPLVNYPG; encoded by the coding sequence ATGAAATTTCGGACATTTTTCAATATTTTTACGCTGATAGTAGGAGCGATCGCGATCTCTACTGTTAGCCTGTGGGTAGGTAAACTCGCCTATTCCTGGTTGCCTCCCCAAGCGGCGGCTGAATCTCACTTGATTGATGATTTATTTAGCTTCTTGGTCACTCTAGGTGCTTTCATCTTCCTGGGTGTAACTGTGGTTTTGATGTACTCTTTGTTATTCCATCGGGCGGAAAAAAATGACTGGAGTGATGGCCCCCACATCGAAGGTAATATCACCCTAGAAGTAGTTTGGACAGCTATTCCGATTTTCCTGGTATTTTGGATTGCAGGTTATAGCTACCAAATCTATGAACAAATGGGGATTCAAGGCCCCACAGCCTTGGGACACCTACACAACCCAATGGAAATGAAGTCAGCTTATGCTGCTACCGATGATGAAGGTGGAGTAATTGCAGCTGAACCTAGTGAAAAAATTGACGTAATCGCTAAACAATGGGCGTGGGTTTTCCACTATCCCGATAAGAATGTTACCAGTACCGAATTGCATTTACCAAGCGATCGCCGTGTGCATTTAGCCCTACATTCCCAAGATGTACTCCACGGCTTTTACATCCCTGCATTCCGTCTTAAACAAGACATTGTTCCTAATCAAACCATTGATTTTGAATTTACCCCCATCCGCGAAGGCGAATATCGTCTAACAGACTCTCAATATAGCGGTACCTACTTCGCCACTATGGAAGCAAATGTGGTTGTGGAGTCTCCAGAAGACTATCAAAAATGGTTAACTAAAGTCGCTACTCACAAACCCATGCCCGCTTATAACCAAGCTGCGGCTGAATACGCCCAAAGCAGTAGTCAGCCAGTCAAAACAGGCTGGGAAACCGTCGCACCTGCTGCCGCACCTTTAGTTAATTACCCAGGCTAA